The Desulfovibrio sp. JC010 sequence CCCACATTGAAAAGTCAGGAACCGTCATCTGTGTGGGCGGCGGTACCGGAATCGCGGCCATGCACCACATTGCCAAAGGCCACCACCTTGCCGGAAACCACGTAGTCGCCATTGTCGGCGCACGCAGCGAAAACATGCTCCTTTTCTGTACCGAACTGGGCTACTTCTGCCCCGAACTGCTCATCGCCACCGATGACGGCAGTACCGGACACAAGGGATTTGTCACCGACCTCCTGCGCGAACGCCTTGAACAGGACAAGGACGTCGCAGAAGTCGTCGCCATCGGCCCGGTTCCCATGATGGAAGCGGTAGCCAAGGTCACCGAACCCTTCGGCGTTAAAACCACAGTCAGCCTGAACTCCATCATGGTTGACGGCGTGGGCATGTGCGGAGCCTGCCGTTGCAGCGTCGGCGGCGAAACAAAATTCGCCTGTGTGGACGGCCCTGAATTTGACGGCCACGAAGTCGATTTCAATGAGCTGAGAATGCGGTTGACCCAGTACAAGGAACAGGAAGACCTTTCAATGCAAATGTTCAGGAGTTGTAACTGCCATGGTGAATAAACAGAATTTTACCCCGACCCGTACCCCCATGCCGGAACAGCCGGCTGACGTCCGCAACAAAAACTTCAGCGAAGTAGCCCTCGGCTACTCCAAAGAAGATGCCATGGCCGAAGCAGCCCGCTGCCTGCAGTGTAAAAAGCCGCTCTGCCAGAAAGGCTGCCCTGTTGAAATCGACATCAAGGGTTTCATCAAGCATCTGGCTGACGGCGATATTCCTTCCGCCTACCGGGTTATCAAGGAAACCAACGCCCTGCCCGCAGTCTGCGGCCGGGTCTGTCCGCAGGAATCCCAGTGTGAGGGAGCCTGTATTCTCGGCAAGAAGTACGAGCCGGTAGCCATCGGCCGTCTCGAAAGATTCGTTGCAGACACCTTCGACAGCGACTCCGCCTGTGAAATGATCACCGGGCACACAGCATGTTCCCTGCCCAATGACCAGTTCAAGGTCGCCTGCATCGGCTCCGGGCCTTCCAGCCTGACCGTGGCCGGATACCTTGCCGCGCGCGGTGTACCCGTAACCGTTTACGAAGCCCTGCACGAAGTGGGCGGCGTACTGGTCTACGGCATCCCGGAATTTCGTCTGCCCAAGAACATTGTTGCCCGTGAAGTGGGCGCGCTCTGGTCCAAGGGTGTGACCTTCCAGCCCAACTACGTGGGCGGCAAGACCGTCACTGTGGAAGACCTTTTTGAGGACGGCTACAATGCGGTCTTCATCGGCGTCGGCGCAGGTCTGCCCTGGTTCCTGAATATTCCCGGCGAAAACCTTGTGGGCGTTTATTCCGCCAACGAATACCTGACCCGCATCAACCTCGGCCGGGCCTACGATTTCCCCAACCACGACACCCCCGCACCCAAGGCCAAAAACGTGGCTGTAATCGGCGGTGGTAACGTGGCCATGGATGCTGCCCGTACCGCCCTGCGTCTGGGGGCCGAGAACGTCTACATCACCTATCGCCGTACTCAGGAAGAAATGCCCGCCCGCCTCGAAGAGCTGCACCATGCCATCGAGGAAGGCGTACAGCTTGAGCTGCTGACCTCACCCATCGCCATCAACGGCGACGAGAACTCGCATGTTAAATCCATGACCCTGCAGGTGATGGAACTGGGCGAGCCTGATGATTCCGGTCGCCGCCGTCCCGTTGCTGTGGAAGGCAAGACCAGAGAGCTGGAAGTGGATATGGTTGTCCTCGCAGTAGGAACCGGAGCCAACCCCATCCTGCTGGAAGCCACCCCCGGCCTTGATCTCAACAAGTGGGGCTACATCGTTACCGACGGCGAAACCGGCGAGACCTCCATTCCCAATGTCTACGCAGGCGGAGACATCGCAGGCGGGTCCGCAACAGTAATCTCAGCCATGGGCGCAGGTCGCCGCGCGGCTAAGACTATCGCGGAGAAATTGGGAGTATAGTTGGCTTCGCCGCTGCGCGAGCTTAATTATCCTAAAACTACAAAAGCCCCCCTGATGCTGGTCAGGGGGGCTTTTTTCGTCAGGTGACGAATTCAAAGGGGTGAGACAAATATATTTATGCTGCCGGGGCAGTGGTGTGTTTTCCGGTCATGATATCAAGGATGACCTTATCGGTCTGGACCATGCCAACGGAACCGAGCTGGCCCACGTTGCGGATGCAGGCTTCAATATCATCATCAAGGATGCCGTCCTTGCCGGGAATGGAGATGCCTTTCATGGACAGCAGTGCGGAGTTGATTGCCGCTTCCACAGCCGAAGCAACCTTCAAGGCGCAGGAGGTCTTTGCGCCGTCGCAGATCATTCCGGTAATGTCGCCCAGAGAGTTCTTCATGGCTCCTTCCACTTCTTTCAAACCGCCGCCGAGCAGAAGCACAATGCCGCAGCCGGAAGCGGTTGCCGCAAGAGCGGCTCCGCACAGGGCGGAAAGCTTGCCGAGGTGGCTCTTCATATGCACAGCGGAAAGATGGCTCAGGATCAAAGCCCGGACCAGCTCTTCTTCACTGGAATTACGGCGTCTGGCAAAGGCCAGCACAGGCAGAGTAGCGGTCAAGCCCTGATTACCGCTGCCGGAGTTGCTCATGACCGGCATCTGGATACCTTCCATGCGGGCATCGGAAGCAGCGGCAGTCATCTTGATGGCGTAGGAAACAATATCATCTGAGCGGATGCCGTCTTCAATGTCCTTGGCAATAGATCTGCCTACTTTCAAACCCCAGTCGGCAGTAAGACCTTCAGCCGCAACTTTCTCATTAAGTTCTACTGCTTCAAGGATAAAACGCAGATCTTCCAGCGGGGCCTGAGTAGCGTATTCAAAAATTTCTTTCATGGTCATGGAACAGCCGGACTCTGTCTTGTCCTCGCTAAGAAGCGGTGCGGAGAATATCTCTTCACCGTTCTTTTCTACCAGCACAATGGCTGCATGGGCACGGGCAATCACGCAGCGCGCGGAATCATCACCGTTTTCAACAATGGCTTCTACGTAGAGAAGTTCTTCGGTCTCAGCCAGTTCCACGTGCAAACGACCATCAGCCATAAGCTTTTTACCGGCTGCCAGCTGCTCTGCATCAAGGTCGCGCAGCACTTCCAGTGCAAGTTCGGATTTACCGCCGGTAACACCAACGGCGGCAGCAATATCCAGCCCGGTCATGCCGGTACCGGGAACGCCTACGCCCATACCGTTTTTGAGCAGATTGCCGCTTATTTTGACCACTACTTTCTCGGGCTCTTTGCCGAGGGTTTCAGCTGCCTTGGCAGCAGCAAGGGCAATGGCGACAGGTTCTGTGCAACCCAGAGCGGGAACAACTTCACGTTTCAAAATTTCTGCGAATTCAGACCATTTATTATTTATCATGATGATATGCCTCCG is a genomic window containing:
- the gltA gene encoding NADPH-dependent glutamate synthase produces the protein MVNKQNFTPTRTPMPEQPADVRNKNFSEVALGYSKEDAMAEAARCLQCKKPLCQKGCPVEIDIKGFIKHLADGDIPSAYRVIKETNALPAVCGRVCPQESQCEGACILGKKYEPVAIGRLERFVADTFDSDSACEMITGHTACSLPNDQFKVACIGSGPSSLTVAGYLAARGVPVTVYEALHEVGGVLVYGIPEFRLPKNIVAREVGALWSKGVTFQPNYVGGKTVTVEDLFEDGYNAVFIGVGAGLPWFLNIPGENLVGVYSANEYLTRINLGRAYDFPNHDTPAPKAKNVAVIGGGNVAMDAARTALRLGAENVYITYRRTQEEMPARLEELHHAIEEGVQLELLTSPIAINGDENSHVKSMTLQVMELGEPDDSGRRRPVAVEGKTRELEVDMVVLAVGTGANPILLEATPGLDLNKWGYIVTDGETGETSIPNVYAGGDIAGGSATVISAMGAGRRAAKTIAEKLGV
- a CDS encoding sulfide/dihydroorotate dehydrogenase-like FAD/NAD-binding protein produces the protein MSNKILIKKALIPGQTSMLVIDCPQIAKKAKPGNFVILRIHEKGERIPLTIADTDKEAGTITIVYLVVGKSSALLETLNEGDTILDVCGPLGKPTHIEKSGTVICVGGGTGIAAMHHIAKGHHLAGNHVVAIVGARSENMLLFCTELGYFCPELLIATDDGSTGHKGFVTDLLRERLEQDKDVAEVVAIGPVPMMEAVAKVTEPFGVKTTVSLNSIMVDGVGMCGACRCSVGGETKFACVDGPEFDGHEVDFNELRMRLTQYKEQEDLSMQMFRSCNCHGE
- a CDS encoding serine dehydratase subunit alpha family protein: MINNKWSEFAEILKREVVPALGCTEPVAIALAAAKAAETLGKEPEKVVVKISGNLLKNGMGVGVPGTGMTGLDIAAAVGVTGGKSELALEVLRDLDAEQLAAGKKLMADGRLHVELAETEELLYVEAIVENGDDSARCVIARAHAAIVLVEKNGEEIFSAPLLSEDKTESGCSMTMKEIFEYATQAPLEDLRFILEAVELNEKVAAEGLTADWGLKVGRSIAKDIEDGIRSDDIVSYAIKMTAAASDARMEGIQMPVMSNSGSGNQGLTATLPVLAFARRRNSSEEELVRALILSHLSAVHMKSHLGKLSALCGAALAATASGCGIVLLLGGGLKEVEGAMKNSLGDITGMICDGAKTSCALKVASAVEAAINSALLSMKGISIPGKDGILDDDIEACIRNVGQLGSVGMVQTDKVILDIMTGKHTTAPAA